AGATGAACCGCACCGCGGCAGGGATCGCGCGCAACGCGTTGGCGCGGTGCGCCACGTCCATGTTCTCAATCGACGTCCCCATCCAGATATTCGGGCTCCAGTTCAGCCGGTCGGCAAGGCGCACCGCGCGCTCCGGTCGCTTCGTCAGGAGTTGGAACTGATGCTGGCCACACTCGTTCATCACCGCGAAGACCCGCTGGATGTGCTCCAGGGAGAAGTGCGCGTGAAAGACGTCGCTCATCGAGTTGACGAAGACGCGACGGGGCTCCTTCCACTTCCGCGGCAGTTCGAGGCGATCGATCCAGAAGCGTGGAGCGAACGGATCGTCGCGATTCGCGGAGGACTCCCGCACGGGCGGCTGCTGTAGGTAGAGCTGCCGTGTGCGTCGATAGGCCACGACCTGCGCGTAACAGTGATCGCAACCAGCGGAGATCTTCGTGCACCCCGTCATCGGGTTCCACGTTTCGTCGGTCCACTCGATCTTGGTCGGCATCGAGCGCTCCGGCTCAGGGTGATAGTGCCAAGAATGGCGGCACGGCTCGACCGCCGCAACCGCAACGCGGACCGGAGTTCGAAGGTCGACGAGTCGATGACCATGATGTATCGACTGCTGGGCCATATCGAGCGACCCATCGGGAAGGTTGCGCCGACGAGCGGTTGCACCGCGCAGCGCGAGACCGACACGCGCTCGCAGCGTGTGCCCGTGCGCTGACGCACCTCGTCGACGACCTGGAACAGGTCCCGAGTGCCACGGCCTACGAGACAACGCGGGTTCCCTGCGGGATGCCGTGTCCGCCGCTCGCGAAGCTACCACGACCCTCTGCGTGTGCTGTACCACCGCGACTGCCAGCGCTAACCCCAGAGTGACCGATTCACCTGCCGCATGCTGGCGCTGCCGCAGAACACGCAGTTTGCGTCTGCCAATCGTCGCCGACGGCGAGACGCGAGAGGCGGCCGCCAGGCGCTGACGCTCCAGTAGTTGTCGCTTCTAGGAGGGCCACTCGTCAAGCGCCGCGCCAGCTCCAGGGCGAGCAATGTGCCGGCGAGCGCACTGATGAAGGCGAAGGGCGCCAACACGCGTTCGTCCGCCGTCGCCGCCAGCGCTCCCGAGGCGCACAACTGCTTGAACAGCGTGTCGTAGGCCGCCCCCTCGATATCGGCGATGACAAGGTGCGGGTGACGTTTCGCAATCCGAGCGGCGGCCCGCGAACTGATGCGTGATTCTCGAACATCCGTCACTGTGACATCGAGATGATCCGCGATATGTTGTTCAAGCGAATACTCCGCTTCGTCGGCGCGGTAGATACACGCCAAGCAGGCGGCCGTCGTCGGTTGGCGGTGATGATGGATGACCACTTCGTGAATGCCGGTGGTCGAGGCGTCGAACACCTCGCCTGGACACTCATTCTGCAGCTCGCGTCGCGCGCGACGACTATCAACCGCGACGATGAGACGAGGTAACCATGCGCCATTCGTCTTCATTGGGAGGTTCTGGAGCCGCGCCCTGTAGCCCCGAAGCGTCAATTGCGCGAAGTCCGCGCGCGCCTTCTCGGCGAGACACAGAGCCTTCGCTTGGCCGATATTGGGCGGATTGAAATAGAGCTGTCGATTCAGGTTACCTGACGCCACGACATCGTCGTCCGCGATGACCAAGTCTCCGGACACCGGGAGATGCCGAAGCGCCCAGAGAAATCCGTTTCCGATGGCGCCCGCGCCTGCCAGATACGCGGTCCCCACATCAAACGGGGTGGTAAGTTGCACATCGTCGAGCCCTACCACGGCGAACGACAGACGAAACGGCAGGCGCAGCGGCACCGGACCCGATTGCGGCATGGTTTGGGGCAGAAGCGCGCGGATGGCGGCCGCAGCGATGTAACACGCCGCGAGCGCCACGTAGGGTCGCGACACGGGAACGTCGAGAGCCGCGGGGAGCT
This region of Gemmatimonadaceae bacterium genomic DNA includes:
- a CDS encoding phage Gp37/Gp68 family protein, which produces MPTKIEWTDETWNPMTGCTKISAGCDHCYAQVVAYRRTRQLYLQQPPVRESSANRDDPFAPRFWIDRLELPRKWKEPRRVFVNSMSDVFHAHFSLEHIQRVFAVMNECGQHQFQLLTKRPERAVRLADRLNWSPNIWMGTSIENMDVAHRANALRAIPAAVRFISAEPLLGPLDDLDVSGIDWIIGGGESGPGYRPVDIRWARGLRALCRRRRIRFFWKQWGGFTPKAGGRELDGRTWDEYPRERAVI
- a CDS encoding ThiF family adenylyltransferase, yielding MPGSLLTQEARSENARTLARAAGLSVDEAERTLDRHVLVSAPASDATAFALAQDVIELLARSVTHVSMTSEGFVPELEVVVGATTPRSTAPRRFAVLDRAGLTIDDAKLPAALDVPVSRPYVALAACYIAAAAIRALLPQTMPQSGPVPLRLPFRLSFAVVGLDDVQLTTPFDVGTAYLAGAGAIGNGFLWALRHLPVSGDLVIADDDVVASGNLNRQLYFNPPNIGQAKALCLAEKARADFAQLTLRGYRARLQNLPMKTNGAWLPRLIVAVDSRRARRELQNECPGEVFDASTTGIHEVVIHHHRQPTTAACLACIYRADEAEYSLEQHIADHLDVTVTDVRESRISSRAAARIAKRHPHLVIADIEGAAYDTLFKQLCASGALAATADERVLAPFAFISALAGTLLALELARRLTSGPPRSDNYWSVSAWRPPLASRRRRRLADANCVFCGSASMRQVNRSLWG